One Tomitella gaofuii DNA segment encodes these proteins:
- a CDS encoding NAD(P)/FAD-dependent oxidoreductase, giving the protein MVDDVQADDGTSDGSGSAQASRWDVIVVGGGFAGVAAAQQLGQAGVDVLLLDANDYHQFQPLLYQVATSQIGITEVARPLRSMFRRQETVRVAISEVTRIDAAARTVTLDDGSVCTGRVLVVATGAQANFFGITGAAEHSYPLYSLDDAVRLAGAMLSALDEADKLSAPRDPIDLVVVGGGATGVEFAGAVAESLASAVAAVFPGDLAARTTVHLVDMVPTVLGPFSEKSQKYARGVLEGAGVRLHLGRGVTEVRGDGVTLDDGTRVPARMVVWAGGLKGRDVLADSGLPLGRGGRVDVAPDLTVDGLDGVYALGDSANITDGKGRALPQLGSVAQQSGKWAARNILADLSGRPRTPFAYRDKGIMAMIGRGAAVAEVGPRRWQFKGPLAFIAWLGVHAALLSGVWQRVGAAASWSVGYFTKYRPQAMIAHVAQDLRRGR; this is encoded by the coding sequence GTGGTGGACGATGTGCAGGCCGATGACGGCACCTCGGACGGAAGCGGTTCCGCGCAGGCGTCACGCTGGGACGTGATCGTCGTGGGCGGCGGCTTCGCGGGTGTCGCCGCGGCGCAGCAACTCGGTCAGGCGGGCGTGGACGTGCTGCTGCTCGATGCCAACGACTACCACCAGTTTCAGCCGCTGCTCTACCAGGTGGCCACGTCCCAGATCGGCATCACCGAGGTGGCGCGCCCGTTGCGGTCGATGTTCCGTCGCCAGGAGACCGTCCGCGTCGCCATCTCGGAGGTCACCCGCATCGACGCCGCGGCGCGCACCGTGACGCTCGACGACGGTTCCGTGTGCACCGGACGGGTGCTGGTGGTCGCGACCGGGGCCCAGGCGAACTTCTTCGGCATCACGGGCGCCGCCGAGCACTCGTACCCTCTGTACTCGCTCGACGACGCGGTGCGGCTGGCAGGGGCCATGCTCTCCGCGCTCGACGAGGCCGACAAGCTCTCCGCGCCACGCGACCCCATCGACCTGGTGGTGGTGGGCGGCGGTGCGACGGGTGTCGAGTTCGCCGGTGCCGTGGCGGAGAGTCTCGCATCGGCGGTCGCGGCGGTGTTCCCCGGCGACCTGGCCGCACGCACCACCGTGCACCTGGTCGACATGGTGCCCACCGTCTTGGGCCCGTTCTCCGAGAAATCGCAGAAGTACGCCCGCGGTGTGCTGGAGGGCGCGGGCGTCCGGCTGCACCTGGGCAGGGGCGTCACCGAGGTGCGCGGCGACGGCGTCACCCTCGACGACGGCACGCGCGTGCCTGCACGGATGGTGGTGTGGGCCGGCGGGCTCAAGGGGCGCGACGTGCTCGCCGACTCCGGCCTGCCGCTGGGCCGGGGCGGCCGCGTGGACGTGGCCCCGGACCTCACCGTCGACGGCCTGGACGGGGTGTACGCGCTGGGCGACTCCGCGAACATCACCGACGGGAAGGGCCGCGCCCTGCCGCAGCTCGGGTCGGTGGCGCAGCAGTCGGGCAAGTGGGCGGCCCGGAACATCCTGGCCGACCTGTCCGGCCGGCCGCGCACGCCGTTCGCCTACCGCGACAAGGGCATCATGGCGATGATCGGCCGCGGTGCCGCGGTGGCCGAGGTGGGGCCGCGCCGCTGGCAGTTCAAGGGGCCCCTCGCTTTCATCGCATGGCTCGGCGTGCATGCGGCGCTGCTGTCCGGCGTGTGGCAGCGGGTGGGGGCCGCCGCGTCGTGGAGCGTCGGATACTTCACCAAGTACCGTCCGCAGGCGATGATCGCGCACGTGGCGCAGGACCTGCGGCGGGGGCGGTAG
- a CDS encoding CPBP family intramembrane glutamic endopeptidase, with amino-acid sequence MRRGVTEPAPSASSDAAPSVVGGVRAIRAWVDVAIVVVVLVSTNLVAHFTTVWASIAAVPVAAVVLLGMMRARGMAWSELGLSPRHWKRSTVYALACVVAVATVVVVGAVLPVTREFFMVDRYATVSGALIAAMVVIPLQTAIPEELAFRGVLHGTLSRASGVRGVFVFGSLLFGLWHVASSLGLTAGNEGLSAIFGSGVLGQIAGIAGAVVATALAGALFTWLRRRSGSLLAPIALHWSLNGAGALAAALAWHLVA; translated from the coding sequence ATGCGACGCGGCGTGACGGAACCCGCCCCTAGTGCATCGTCGGACGCGGCCCCGTCGGTGGTCGGCGGGGTGCGGGCGATCCGCGCGTGGGTGGACGTGGCCATCGTCGTGGTGGTGCTGGTGTCGACCAATCTGGTGGCGCACTTCACCACCGTGTGGGCGTCGATCGCCGCGGTGCCGGTGGCGGCGGTCGTCCTGCTGGGGATGATGCGCGCGCGGGGCATGGCGTGGTCGGAGCTCGGGCTTTCCCCAAGGCACTGGAAGCGCAGCACCGTCTACGCGCTCGCCTGTGTCGTCGCGGTCGCCACCGTGGTCGTCGTCGGGGCCGTCCTGCCGGTGACCCGCGAGTTCTTCATGGTGGACCGTTACGCCACCGTGTCGGGGGCGCTTATCGCGGCGATGGTGGTGATCCCGCTGCAGACGGCCATTCCGGAGGAACTCGCATTCCGCGGGGTCCTGCACGGCACGCTCAGCAGGGCCTCCGGAGTGCGGGGCGTGTTCGTTTTCGGGTCGTTGCTGTTCGGCCTGTGGCATGTGGCCTCGTCGCTGGGGCTCACCGCGGGCAATGAGGGACTGTCCGCGATCTTCGGCTCCGGGGTGCTGGGCCAGATCGCCGGTATCGCGGGGGCCGTGGTGGCCACCGCGCTGGCGGGCGCGCTGTTCACGTGGCTGCGCCGCCGTAGTGGCAGTCTTCTGGCGCCGATCGCGCTGCACTGGTCGCTCAACGGGGCCGGTGCGCTCGCGGCCGCGCTGGCGTGGCATCTGGTGGCCTGA
- a CDS encoding lipase family protein, giving the protein MLLPDHEGPDMAYAAGILAGKIILDSVRAMRQLPALPRTGVGEDSRLALTGYSGGAIAAGWAAQLQPVYAPEVEFAGAAIGGVPADFALLPATMDGTLGSGLFIAASFGLAREYPRLLTSLNDFGQTMARSPAKDLCAKALMASGIAMQRIETFTYPGVLDSPDVRAVMAENRLGGMPPAAPVLLFQASSSVFLGDEWIPESGVIDLFHEWCDQGADVIYAPVPGEHLSGGFTSFPMVVQYLSDRLDGVPQAPGCSRQQWAGS; this is encoded by the coding sequence GTGCTCCTCCCCGATCACGAGGGACCGGACATGGCCTACGCGGCCGGGATCCTGGCGGGAAAGATCATCCTCGACTCCGTCCGCGCGATGCGGCAACTGCCCGCGCTGCCGCGCACCGGCGTCGGCGAAGACTCGCGTCTGGCCCTCACCGGCTACAGCGGTGGCGCCATCGCCGCCGGGTGGGCCGCCCAGCTACAGCCCGTCTACGCACCCGAAGTGGAATTCGCCGGCGCCGCCATCGGCGGTGTGCCCGCCGATTTCGCGCTGCTGCCCGCCACGATGGACGGCACCCTGGGCAGCGGACTGTTCATCGCCGCGTCCTTCGGCCTGGCCCGCGAGTACCCGCGGCTGCTGACCAGCCTCAACGACTTCGGCCAGACGATGGCGCGCTCCCCCGCCAAGGACCTGTGCGCCAAGGCGCTCATGGCGTCCGGCATCGCGATGCAGAGGATCGAGACGTTCACCTACCCGGGCGTGCTGGACTCCCCCGACGTGCGCGCCGTGATGGCCGAGAACAGGCTCGGCGGGATGCCGCCCGCGGCGCCGGTGCTACTCTTCCAGGCCTCGAGCTCGGTGTTCCTCGGCGACGAGTGGATACCCGAGTCCGGGGTGATCGATCTTTTCCACGAGTGGTGCGACCAGGGTGCCGACGTCATCTACGCGCCGGTCCCCGGCGAGCATCTCTCGGGCGGGTTCACCTCCTTCCCGATGGTGGTGCAATACCTGTCCGACCGGCTCGACGGCGTTCCGCAAGCGCCGGGCTGCAGCCGGCAGCAGTGGGCCGGGAGCTGA
- a CDS encoding MFS transporter: MPTQSRPAVVVTVLCTTGILASLVQTIIIPLVPRLPELLDAGPADASWAVTATLLVGAIMTPIAGRLGDMYGKRRVLALCLLSLIAGSALCALTSSLIPVTIGRGLQGVSMGVIALGISIMRDELPEERVGGGIAMMSATIGIGGAIGMPAAAIVAERADWHVVFAATGMLAAGALVAVLRLVPESPVRTGGRFDAVGALGLAAGLAAFLLAITEGAVWGWSSARTLGAFGAAAAVFALWSVHQLRVQAPLVDLRVSARPQVLFTNLASVAVGFAMFGMALIPPQLLMAPEETGYGLGLTMTQTALLIAPSGIVMFFCSPLSARISNRYGPRVTLMSGAIVIAAGYLVVLAAPFGAVQILIASIVVNGGIGIAYAAMPALIIAAVPVGETAAANGLNALMRSIGTSSSSAVISAVLATMTVTVAVGDSAGGTQELVAPTAAGFTTAAAVCLAAALVSTALTACVPRASRARATRTAPESA, from the coding sequence ATGCCCACACAGAGCCGCCCCGCAGTGGTGGTGACGGTTCTGTGCACGACGGGCATCCTCGCCTCGCTGGTGCAGACCATCATCATTCCGCTCGTGCCGCGGCTGCCGGAGCTGCTGGATGCGGGCCCCGCCGACGCCTCCTGGGCGGTCACCGCCACGCTCCTCGTCGGAGCCATCATGACCCCCATCGCCGGACGCCTGGGCGACATGTACGGCAAGCGCCGGGTGCTGGCCCTATGCCTGCTTTCGCTGATCGCCGGCTCCGCGTTGTGTGCATTGACGTCGTCGCTGATCCCCGTGACCATCGGCCGCGGGCTGCAGGGGGTGTCGATGGGCGTGATCGCCCTCGGCATCAGCATCATGCGCGACGAGCTGCCCGAGGAGCGGGTGGGCGGCGGCATCGCGATGATGAGCGCGACGATCGGTATCGGCGGGGCGATCGGCATGCCCGCCGCCGCCATCGTGGCCGAGCGCGCCGATTGGCACGTGGTCTTCGCCGCCACCGGCATGCTCGCGGCGGGGGCCCTCGTTGCGGTACTGCGCCTGGTCCCCGAATCACCGGTCCGCACCGGCGGGCGGTTCGACGCGGTCGGCGCACTGGGCCTGGCGGCGGGCCTGGCCGCATTCCTTCTCGCCATCACCGAGGGCGCGGTGTGGGGCTGGTCGTCGGCCCGCACCCTCGGCGCTTTCGGCGCCGCCGCCGCGGTCTTCGCGCTGTGGTCGGTGCACCAGCTCCGGGTGCAGGCCCCGCTCGTGGACCTGCGCGTGAGCGCCCGACCCCAGGTGCTGTTCACCAACCTCGCCTCCGTCGCGGTGGGTTTCGCCATGTTCGGGATGGCCCTGATACCGCCGCAACTGCTCATGGCGCCGGAGGAGACCGGCTACGGGCTGGGCCTGACGATGACGCAGACGGCGCTGCTCATCGCGCCCAGCGGTATCGTGATGTTCTTCTGTTCGCCGTTGTCGGCGCGGATCAGCAACCGCTACGGCCCCCGTGTCACACTCATGAGCGGCGCGATCGTCATCGCCGCGGGCTACCTCGTCGTGCTCGCCGCGCCCTTCGGGGCCGTGCAGATCCTCATCGCCAGCATCGTCGTCAACGGCGGGATCGGCATCGCCTACGCCGCCATGCCCGCGCTCATCATCGCCGCCGTCCCCGTAGGCGAGACCGCCGCCGCCAACGGGCTCAACGCACTCATGCGCTCGATCGGCACCTCGTCGTCCTCCGCAGTCATCAGCGCCGTCCTGGCGACCATGACGGTGACGGTGGCCGTGGGCGACTCCGCCGGCGGTACGCAGGAGCTCGTGGCACCCACGGCCGCCGGCTTCACGACCGCCGCCGCCGTCTGCCTGGCCGCCGCGCTCGTGTCCACGGCCCTGACAGCGTGCGTGCCGCGCGCGTCCCGGGCGCGCGCCACGCGGACCGCGCCCGAAAGCGCGTGA
- a CDS encoding fumarate hydratase translates to MADFRYEDLLPTGEDRTEYRLLTKEGVGTATGPDGRTFLTVGPEALRLLTETALHDISHYLRADHLAQLTKILEDPEASNNDKFVALDLLKNANIAAAGVLPMCQDTGTAIVMGKRGQHVLTEGDDERHISRGVFDAYTKLNLRYSQNAPLTMWEEKNTGSNLPAQIELYADTAVGHEDAYKFLFMAKGGGSANKSFLYQQTKAILNPDKMMQFLEEKIRSIGTAACPPYHLAIVIGGTSAEFALKTAKYASAHYLDEMPTEGAITGRGFRDTELEKDVFELTQKIGIGAQFGGKYFCHDVRVVRLPRHGASLPVAIAVSCSADRQAKAKITPEGVFLEKLVTDPGRFLPEVTDEQLDADTDGVASTGKNAAVQIDLTRPMPEILAELSKHKVSTRLSLTGPLVVARDIAHAKIQERLDAGEEMPEYLKNHPVYYAGPAKTPDGMASGSFGPTTAGRMDSYVGSFQGAGGSMVMLAKGNRSKQVTDACEQHGGFYLGSIGGPAARLAQDCIKKVEVLEYPELGMEAVWKIDVENFPAFIVVDDKGNDFFAHSGEVTLTIGKRPGL, encoded by the coding sequence ATGGCCGATTTCCGTTACGAGGACCTGCTGCCGACCGGTGAGGACCGCACCGAGTACCGGCTGCTGACCAAGGAAGGGGTCGGCACGGCCACCGGCCCCGACGGCCGCACCTTCCTCACCGTCGGCCCCGAGGCCCTGCGTCTGCTCACCGAGACCGCGCTGCACGACATCTCCCACTACCTGCGCGCCGATCACCTAGCCCAGCTGACGAAGATCCTCGAGGACCCCGAGGCGTCGAACAACGACAAGTTCGTCGCACTGGACCTGCTCAAGAACGCCAACATCGCCGCGGCCGGGGTGCTGCCGATGTGCCAGGACACCGGCACCGCGATCGTCATGGGCAAGCGCGGCCAGCACGTGCTCACCGAGGGCGACGACGAGCGCCACATCTCCCGCGGCGTGTTCGACGCCTACACCAAGCTCAACCTGCGCTACTCGCAGAACGCCCCGCTGACCATGTGGGAGGAGAAGAACACCGGCTCCAACCTGCCCGCGCAGATCGAGCTGTACGCCGACACCGCCGTCGGCCACGAGGACGCGTACAAGTTCCTGTTCATGGCCAAGGGCGGCGGCAGCGCCAACAAGTCCTTCCTGTACCAGCAGACCAAGGCGATCCTCAATCCGGACAAGATGATGCAGTTCCTGGAGGAGAAGATCCGTTCGATCGGCACCGCTGCGTGCCCCCCGTACCACCTGGCGATCGTCATCGGCGGCACCTCGGCCGAGTTCGCGCTCAAGACCGCCAAGTACGCCTCGGCGCACTACCTCGACGAGATGCCCACCGAGGGGGCCATCACGGGCCGCGGGTTCCGCGACACCGAACTGGAGAAGGACGTCTTCGAGCTCACCCAGAAGATCGGCATCGGCGCCCAGTTCGGCGGCAAGTACTTCTGCCACGACGTGCGCGTGGTGCGCCTGCCGCGCCACGGCGCGTCGCTGCCGGTGGCCATCGCGGTGTCGTGCTCGGCCGACCGCCAGGCCAAGGCCAAGATCACCCCGGAGGGCGTGTTCCTCGAGAAGCTCGTCACCGATCCCGGACGGTTCCTGCCGGAGGTGACCGACGAGCAGCTCGACGCAGACACCGACGGCGTCGCCAGCACAGGCAAGAACGCCGCCGTCCAGATCGACTTGACCCGCCCGATGCCGGAGATCCTCGCCGAGCTCAGCAAGCACAAGGTCAGCACCCGGCTGTCCCTCACCGGGCCGCTGGTGGTGGCCCGCGACATCGCGCACGCCAAGATCCAGGAACGCCTGGACGCCGGCGAGGAGATGCCCGAATACCTCAAGAACCACCCCGTCTACTACGCGGGACCGGCCAAGACGCCCGACGGGATGGCGTCCGGCTCCTTCGGCCCCACCACCGCGGGACGCATGGACTCGTACGTCGGATCGTTCCAGGGCGCCGGCGGCTCGATGGTGATGCTCGCCAAGGGCAACCGGTCCAAGCAGGTCACCGACGCCTGCGAGCAGCACGGCGGCTTCTACCTGGGATCCATCGGCGGCCCGGCCGCGCGCCTGGCGCAGGACTGCATCAAGAAGGTCGAGGTGCTCGAGTACCCGGAGCTCGGCATGGAGGCGGTCTGGAAGATCGACGTGGAGAACTTCCCCGCGTTCATCGTCGTCGACGACAAGGGCAACGACTTCTTCGCGCACAGCGGTGAGGTGACGCTCACCATCGGCAAGCGGCCCGGACTGTAA
- a CDS encoding lipase family protein, with product MTVSGTITRNRRGGAGAGAGRARRWLAVAGSGLVLSGSAALGGAALGSGVAAADPPVRTPGLDEVFTPYIESTFTDGRLATPGEVIDGLRADDPFYEEPPLDGEVAPGTLLKSKPVQVMFGGVRPAHLDAHKVMYVTRGVQGQQVISTGILMIPRPPGSGGPESLIGYQEANDSVGPGCHPSTQWTGGDQLDPAAYSALGPLALMFDRGMAVMISDVGNDADQDPHGVFAGQFSGRANLDGLRAALQVPGTGLADDVPIGVFGIAGGGVGAAMAAELQPTYAPELNVRSAVLEGMVVDQRNFMRVADGSVGSGFAFANLLGLEPWYPEMKIDEKLTPLGRQIADFYRDQCQLSYFSMPFVPLNLLFESGLNPADIPDFQHAYDDNVLGRSAPEAKVLITSCGADDSPMSLVPAKDSRELAEQYRAGGTDVTYAPSDCSMAKLLSDPYGWGTDLFGMQTIDWLAESVGLGGSEG from the coding sequence ATGACGGTATCCGGAACGATCACACGGAATCGCCGTGGCGGTGCGGGCGCGGGAGCCGGGCGTGCGCGCCGATGGCTGGCGGTGGCGGGCAGCGGGCTGGTTCTGTCCGGAAGCGCGGCGCTCGGTGGCGCCGCGCTGGGCTCCGGGGTTGCCGCAGCCGACCCTCCGGTACGCACCCCGGGCCTCGACGAGGTTTTCACGCCCTACATCGAGAGCACCTTCACCGACGGACGCCTCGCCACGCCCGGCGAGGTGATCGACGGCCTGCGCGCGGACGACCCGTTCTACGAAGAGCCGCCACTGGACGGAGAGGTGGCGCCGGGCACGCTGCTCAAATCGAAGCCTGTCCAGGTGATGTTCGGGGGCGTGCGCCCCGCGCATCTGGACGCGCACAAGGTCATGTACGTGACCCGCGGCGTGCAGGGGCAGCAGGTGATCAGTACCGGAATCCTCATGATTCCGCGCCCGCCCGGGTCGGGAGGCCCCGAGTCGCTGATCGGCTACCAGGAGGCCAATGACAGCGTCGGTCCCGGCTGCCATCCGAGTACGCAATGGACCGGCGGAGACCAGCTGGACCCGGCCGCCTATTCGGCCCTCGGCCCGCTGGCGCTCATGTTCGACCGCGGCATGGCGGTGATGATCAGCGACGTGGGCAACGACGCCGACCAGGACCCGCACGGGGTCTTCGCAGGGCAGTTCAGCGGGCGCGCCAACCTGGACGGCCTGCGGGCGGCGCTGCAGGTGCCCGGCACGGGGTTGGCCGACGACGTCCCCATCGGTGTGTTCGGCATCGCCGGCGGCGGCGTCGGCGCGGCGATGGCGGCCGAACTGCAGCCGACCTACGCCCCGGAGCTCAATGTGCGTTCTGCAGTGCTCGAAGGCATGGTGGTCGACCAGCGCAACTTCATGCGCGTCGCCGACGGCTCGGTGGGCTCGGGATTCGCTTTCGCCAATCTGCTGGGGCTCGAACCCTGGTACCCGGAGATGAAGATCGACGAGAAGCTCACCCCGCTGGGCCGGCAGATCGCCGACTTCTACCGCGACCAGTGCCAGCTCTCCTACTTCTCGATGCCGTTCGTGCCGCTGAATCTGCTGTTCGAGTCGGGCCTGAACCCCGCGGACATCCCGGACTTCCAGCACGCCTACGACGACAATGTCCTCGGGCGTTCGGCGCCGGAGGCGAAGGTCCTCATCACTTCCTGCGGCGCGGATGATTCGCCGATGTCGCTGGTGCCGGCCAAGGACTCGCGCGAGCTCGCGGAACAGTACCGGGCAGGCGGGACCGACGTGACCTACGCGCCCAGCGACTGCTCCATGGCAAAGCTGCTCAGCGACCCCTACGGCTGGGGCACGGACCTGTTCGGGATGCAGACGATCGATTGGCTGGCGGAGTCCGTCGGCCTCGGCGGTTCGGAGGGCTGA
- a CDS encoding multicopper oxidase domain-containing protein — translation MSTTDAQPGRPRRPRSWHQRAGMPVRVWLVLLVLAGVLHRFLPESRWLLVHMFTLGAVTNSILVWSQHFTERFLRGEVSPRTRRMQLARIYTLNAAIVVTIVGVAGGIWPVALAGSVLVGAVVAWHAVGLLRQLCAARAGGTAWHADGVWFYVCSALLLPVGAGFGAALASGLSDVWHARLILAHEATNLLGFLGLAAAGTLLVVYPRMLGIDDGATSGGTLRRTLPTLAALLCGLAAIVAGALAGIAPLAAAGTVLYLLGWAAVAAPTVVRAFRTPGVRLRPWYDALSVSAALLWLGGSLIALAVIIATGPVAPARLAPLTIPLVAGFAAQLLLGVMSRLLPSLMGSGGTVTDIGVQAMNRWAVWRIVVINGGLLLWLLPLPSWARVALSALVMAAFVAFLPIMIVSARRAMAARRAIAAGGRPTAPMPAGPMAQRGSGTQITAALACLGLVVAVGAAISGPGQTASPDQGITATGNTTRVEVTAANMRFTPSDITVPAGDRLVITVTNTDDMVHDLVLDTGASSGRLNPGETATVDVGVVGRTVDGWCSIVGHRQQGMTLTITPIGGAGTENASTGKAGNTDRSATGHRDDAGDPLTPDDAARSLHTPLPGDFRAADPVVAPAPPGTVHRYTFDITEQRGGVAPGISQMLWTYNGTVGGPTLRGRLGDTFEITLVNHGTMGHSIDFHAGMVSPDATMRTINPGESLVYRFTAEHTGAWLYHCSTAPMSDHIAAGMFGAVIIDPPGLAPVDAEYLFEQSEVYLGPEGGKVDHAKVAAKTPDLVVFNGFADQYVARPLHAKVGDRIRIWVVDAGPNLPSAFHVVGTQFDTVYKEGAYLLRPDNSLHGGAQVLDLSPAQGGFVEMTFTEPCTYSFVDHVMSDAERGARGRIVVTE, via the coding sequence GTGAGCACCACCGATGCGCAGCCGGGTCGCCCCCGGCGCCCGCGCAGTTGGCATCAGCGCGCCGGCATGCCGGTGCGCGTGTGGCTGGTCCTGCTTGTCCTCGCGGGCGTCCTGCACCGGTTCCTCCCCGAGTCCCGCTGGCTGCTCGTGCACATGTTCACCCTCGGCGCCGTCACCAACTCCATCCTGGTGTGGTCGCAGCACTTCACCGAGCGCTTCCTGCGCGGCGAGGTCTCCCCGCGCACCCGCCGAATGCAGCTCGCCCGCATCTACACGCTCAACGCCGCGATCGTGGTCACCATCGTGGGGGTGGCGGGCGGGATCTGGCCCGTCGCCCTGGCCGGCTCCGTCCTCGTCGGCGCGGTCGTCGCCTGGCACGCCGTCGGGCTGCTCCGGCAGCTGTGCGCGGCACGCGCCGGCGGCACCGCCTGGCACGCCGACGGCGTCTGGTTCTACGTCTGCTCGGCGCTGCTCCTCCCGGTGGGCGCGGGATTCGGCGCCGCCCTCGCATCCGGCCTGTCCGACGTGTGGCACGCCCGGTTGATCCTCGCCCACGAGGCGACGAACCTGCTCGGTTTCCTGGGCCTCGCTGCGGCGGGGACGCTCCTCGTCGTCTATCCGCGGATGCTGGGGATCGACGACGGCGCCACCTCCGGCGGGACACTCCGCCGCACGCTCCCCACGCTCGCGGCGCTGCTGTGCGGCCTGGCCGCGATCGTCGCCGGGGCGCTGGCCGGGATCGCACCGCTCGCTGCCGCCGGCACGGTGCTCTACCTCCTCGGCTGGGCGGCGGTCGCCGCGCCCACGGTGGTGCGTGCGTTCCGCACCCCCGGCGTCCGGCTGCGGCCCTGGTACGACGCTTTGTCCGTGTCCGCAGCGCTGCTCTGGCTCGGTGGCTCGCTCATCGCGCTGGCCGTGATCATCGCGACCGGCCCCGTGGCCCCGGCCAGGCTGGCCCCGCTGACGATCCCCTTGGTCGCGGGGTTCGCAGCGCAGCTCCTGCTCGGCGTGATGAGCCGGCTGCTGCCGAGCCTCATGGGCTCCGGCGGCACCGTCACCGACATCGGCGTGCAGGCGATGAACCGCTGGGCCGTGTGGCGGATCGTCGTCATCAACGGCGGGCTACTGCTGTGGCTGCTGCCTCTGCCCAGCTGGGCGCGGGTGGCGCTTTCCGCGCTCGTCATGGCCGCGTTCGTGGCATTCCTGCCCATCATGATCGTCAGCGCGCGGCGTGCCATGGCCGCGCGGCGGGCGATCGCCGCGGGCGGCCGGCCCACGGCGCCCATGCCGGCGGGTCCCATGGCGCAACGCGGCAGCGGCACGCAGATCACCGCCGCGCTGGCCTGTCTGGGTCTGGTGGTGGCGGTGGGCGCCGCGATCTCCGGCCCCGGGCAGACCGCGTCGCCCGACCAGGGGATCACTGCGACGGGCAACACCACCCGGGTGGAGGTGACCGCCGCGAACATGCGCTTCACCCCGTCGGACATCACGGTCCCGGCCGGCGACCGACTGGTGATCACCGTGACGAACACCGACGACATGGTGCACGACCTGGTGCTGGACACTGGCGCCTCGTCAGGGCGGCTCAACCCCGGTGAGACGGCCACGGTCGACGTGGGCGTGGTGGGCCGCACCGTCGACGGCTGGTGTTCGATCGTGGGCCACCGGCAGCAGGGCATGACACTCACCATCACGCCCATCGGCGGCGCTGGCACCGAGAATGCGAGTACCGGGAAGGCCGGCAACACCGACCGATCCGCCACGGGCCACCGGGACGACGCGGGCGATCCGCTCACCCCGGACGATGCCGCCCGGTCACTGCACACGCCACTGCCCGGCGACTTCCGCGCCGCGGACCCCGTGGTCGCTCCCGCACCGCCCGGCACCGTGCACCGGTACACCTTCGACATCACGGAGCAGCGGGGAGGGGTCGCCCCGGGCATCTCGCAGATGCTGTGGACGTACAACGGGACCGTCGGCGGGCCGACACTGCGCGGCCGGCTGGGCGACACGTTCGAGATCACCTTGGTTAACCATGGCACGATGGGGCATTCCATCGACTTCCATGCGGGCATGGTCTCGCCCGACGCCACCATGCGCACCATCAACCCGGGCGAGTCGCTGGTCTACCGATTCACCGCCGAGCACACCGGGGCGTGGCTCTACCACTGCTCGACCGCGCCCATGTCCGACCACATCGCCGCGGGCATGTTCGGTGCGGTCATCATCGACCCACCGGGGCTCGCCCCGGTCGACGCCGAGTACCTCTTCGAACAGTCCGAGGTGTACTTGGGGCCCGAGGGCGGGAAGGTCGACCATGCCAAGGTCGCGGCCAAGACCCCCGACCTCGTGGTGTTCAACGGCTTCGCCGATCAGTACGTGGCCCGCCCTCTCCACGCGAAGGTGGGCGACCGCATCCGCATCTGGGTGGTCGACGCCGGCCCCAACCTGCCGTCCGCCTTCCACGTCGTGGGCACGCAGTTCGACACCGTCTACAAGGAGGGCGCGTACCTTCTGCGTCCGGACAACTCGCTGCACGGCGGCGCGCAGGTGCTCGACCTGAGCCCGGCGCAGGGCGGCTTCGTCGAGATGACGTTCACCGAACCCTGCACCTACAGCTTCGTCGACCATGTGATGAGCGATGCGGAGAGGGGCGCGCGGGGGCGGATCGTCGTCACGGAGTGA